Proteins found in one Candidatus Eisenbacteria bacterium genomic segment:
- a CDS encoding glycosyltransferase family 1 protein, with protein MPRPLRVAIDLRPLALEHVTGVGQVILQILEELGAEGVAFTGLAHRPVPEGRIPDGIPVLHESGSGGRIRWESAVLPRLLRAVEPAPDLHHATWNHGVPRNAPVPSVLTVHDVIPWVRPDLVPWPRPGWLHRSLYRGAVRVGVRRAARVTADSAATLRDLVARVPGAAAKAEVVPVALPRWYRPHSSGGGAEAARARWNEGRPYWLYLGGFDPRKGVPDLLGAISVVGAEAETGPVPTLLLPGGLGPLATEYEARARAEGVDARFPGYVEDRDLPSLFAGASLFLYPSRYEGFGIPLLFAMASGVPVVASDAGSIPEIVGDAGRLYPAGDVRALAGLLREASGTRDFGRDAAALGLERVRGFSLERFRERMLRVYEEAASRRGGSA; from the coding sequence GTGCCCCGCCCCCTTCGCGTCGCGATCGACCTGAGGCCACTCGCGCTCGAGCACGTCACCGGCGTGGGGCAGGTGATCCTCCAGATCCTCGAGGAGCTCGGAGCGGAAGGCGTGGCCTTCACCGGGCTCGCGCACCGTCCCGTCCCCGAGGGACGGATCCCGGACGGGATCCCGGTCCTCCACGAGAGCGGCTCCGGAGGACGGATCCGCTGGGAGTCCGCCGTGCTTCCGCGCCTTCTTCGCGCGGTCGAGCCCGCGCCCGATCTCCACCATGCCACGTGGAACCACGGGGTGCCCCGAAACGCTCCCGTTCCGTCCGTGCTCACGGTCCACGACGTGATCCCCTGGGTGCGTCCCGATCTCGTGCCCTGGCCTCGGCCCGGCTGGCTCCACCGGAGCCTCTACCGGGGAGCGGTGCGCGTGGGCGTGCGACGGGCGGCACGCGTGACCGCGGACAGCGCGGCGACCTTGCGCGATCTCGTCGCGCGCGTTCCCGGAGCGGCCGCGAAGGCCGAGGTCGTCCCCGTGGCGCTGCCGCGGTGGTATCGCCCGCACTCGTCGGGCGGGGGCGCGGAGGCGGCCCGCGCGCGATGGAACGAGGGGCGGCCGTACTGGCTCTACCTCGGGGGGTTCGATCCCCGGAAGGGAGTGCCGGATCTGCTCGGCGCGATCTCCGTGGTGGGGGCGGAAGCGGAGACCGGACCCGTCCCGACCCTCCTCCTCCCCGGCGGGCTGGGTCCACTCGCCACCGAGTACGAGGCCCGAGCCCGGGCCGAGGGCGTCGACGCGCGGTTCCCGGGATACGTGGAAGACCGCGATCTCCCGTCTCTCTTCGCGGGGGCCTCCCTCTTCCTCTATCCGTCCCGCTACGAGGGGTTCGGGATCCCGCTCCTCTTCGCGATGGCCTCGGGCGTTCCGGTCGTGGCGAGCGACGCGGGGTCGATTCCCGAGATCGTCGGGGACGCGGGCCGGCTCTATCCCGCGGGAGACGTCCGCGCGCTCGCGGGGCTTCTCCGCGAAGCCTCGGGCACCCGGGACTTCGGCCGCGACGCCGCCGCGCTCGGGCTCGAGCGGGTGCGCGGCTTCAGCCTCGAGCGGTTCCGCGAGCGAATGCTCCGGGTGTACGAGGAGGCGGCGTCCCGCCGAGGAGGATCCGCGTGA